One stretch of Streptomyces sp. R21 DNA includes these proteins:
- a CDS encoding carbohydrate ABC transporter permease — protein MTVASSSPPSRLPLRGAEGAQPKPKTHRIRAGAEHGDGPLAALFVAPAMLGFLVFLLWPTLRGVYLSFTRFNLLTPAKWVGLDNYVRMVHDPIFWDSLKVTVEYVLINIGVQTVSALAIAVLLQRLTQSAVLRGIVLTPYLMSNVVAGIVWLWILDTQLGIGNEIIGALGFDRIPFLADETWAIPTIALINVWRHVGYTALLLFAGLQAIPNDMYEAAKVDGASERRMFLRITMPLLRPVLAVVLIMTVIGSFQVFDTVAVTTQGGPANATNVLQYYIYGSAFGRFQFGYASAMSVALLVVLSAITFVQYRITRAGQTDLG, from the coding sequence ATGACCGTCGCCTCCAGCAGCCCACCGTCGCGCCTCCCACTGCGCGGCGCCGAAGGGGCACAGCCCAAGCCGAAGACGCACCGGATCCGAGCAGGCGCCGAGCACGGGGACGGGCCGCTCGCGGCGCTCTTCGTCGCCCCGGCCATGCTCGGCTTCCTGGTGTTCCTGCTCTGGCCGACGCTGCGGGGCGTCTACCTCAGCTTCACCCGCTTCAATCTGCTCACTCCGGCGAAGTGGGTGGGGCTCGACAACTACGTGCGGATGGTGCACGACCCCATCTTCTGGGACTCGCTCAAGGTCACCGTCGAGTACGTCCTCATCAACATCGGCGTCCAGACGGTCTCTGCCCTCGCCATCGCCGTCCTGCTCCAGCGCCTCACGCAGTCGGCGGTGCTGCGCGGGATCGTGCTGACGCCGTACCTGATGTCGAACGTCGTCGCCGGCATCGTCTGGCTCTGGATCCTCGACACCCAGCTCGGCATCGGCAACGAGATCATCGGGGCGCTGGGCTTCGACCGCATACCCTTCCTCGCCGACGAGACATGGGCGATCCCGACGATCGCATTGATCAACGTGTGGCGGCACGTCGGTTACACGGCGCTGCTTCTGTTCGCCGGCCTCCAGGCCATTCCGAACGACATGTACGAGGCGGCGAAGGTCGACGGGGCGAGCGAGCGGCGGATGTTCCTGCGGATCACCATGCCGCTGCTGCGGCCGGTGCTCGCGGTCGTCCTGATCATGACGGTGATCGGTTCGTTCCAGGTGTTCGACACGGTCGCGGTCACCACCCAGGGCGGTCCGGCGAACGCCACCAACGTGCTGCAGTACTACATCTACGGCTCGGCCTTCGGCCGCTTCCAGTTCGGCTACGCCTCCGCGATGTCCGTGGCCCTGCTCGTCGTGCTCAGCGCGATCACCTTCGTCCAGTACCGGATCACCCGGGCCGGACAGACCGACCTCGGCTGA
- a CDS encoding carbohydrate ABC transporter permease codes for MAAVTTTTTTHVRPLRRRPSPGRIVAWAAMGAIALITLLPFYWILRTALSSNAGLAADPGNPLPVDLTGSGFARALGLQSTKEAIAEGGAGGGLVFWHYLLNSVIVSTLVTVCQIFFSAMAAYAFARLRWRGRDKVFGLFLAGLMVPAIFTLLPNFVLIKQLGLVDTLLGISLPTMFMTPFAVFFLRQFFMNVPREVEEAALLDGAGKIRIFYRVLLPMASTPVLTLAVLTYITSWNDYFWPLMVSYSDSSRVLTVALAVFRAQVPQSGVDWSGLMAATLIAALPMLVLFGVFARRIVGTISFTGIK; via the coding sequence ATGGCTGCCGTCACCACCACCACGACGACGCACGTGCGGCCCCTCAGGCGCCGCCCCTCCCCGGGCCGCATCGTGGCCTGGGCGGCGATGGGCGCGATCGCGCTCATCACCCTGCTGCCGTTCTACTGGATCCTGCGCACCGCGCTGTCCTCCAACGCCGGCCTGGCCGCCGATCCCGGCAATCCGCTGCCCGTGGACCTCACCGGCTCCGGCTTCGCCCGCGCCCTCGGCCTGCAGTCCACCAAGGAGGCGATCGCCGAGGGCGGCGCGGGCGGCGGGCTGGTGTTCTGGCACTACCTGCTCAACTCGGTGATCGTCTCGACGCTGGTCACCGTCTGCCAGATCTTCTTCTCCGCGATGGCCGCGTACGCCTTCGCCCGGCTCCGCTGGCGCGGCCGGGACAAGGTCTTCGGGCTCTTCCTCGCGGGGCTGATGGTGCCGGCCATCTTCACGCTGCTGCCGAACTTCGTACTCATCAAGCAACTCGGCCTGGTCGACACGTTGTTGGGGATCTCCCTGCCCACGATGTTCATGACCCCGTTCGCGGTGTTCTTCCTGCGGCAGTTCTTCATGAACGTGCCCCGCGAGGTCGAGGAGGCCGCCCTCCTCGACGGCGCCGGGAAGATCAGGATCTTCTACCGGGTGCTGCTGCCGATGGCGTCCACTCCGGTGCTCACGCTGGCCGTACTGACGTACATCACCTCCTGGAACGACTACTTCTGGCCGCTGATGGTGTCCTACAGCGACAGTTCGCGGGTGCTCACCGTGGCGCTCGCCGTGTTCCGGGCGCAGGTTCCGCAGTCCGGCGTCGACTGGTCGGGCCTGATGGCGGCGACGCTCATCGCGGCCCTGCCGATGCTCGTGCTCTTCGGGGTCTTCGCCCGCCGCATCGTCGGCACCATCAGCTTCACCGGGATCAAGTGA
- a CDS encoding ABC transporter substrate-binding protein yields MRIRTRTVVALTGALALSLVSGCAKGGAGGSSANTVTYWLWDANQLPAYQACAKGFERQNPGLHVRITQLGWDDYWTKLTASFIAGTQPDVFTDHIQKFGQFADLKVLEPLDSLGIEDSAYQPGLAANWMGQDGRRYGAPKDWDTVALFYNKKMAQAAGLGAEQLNDLSWNPKDGGSFEKAIAHLTVDRGGKRGDEPGFDKHHVKVYGLATNGGGDGDGQTQWSTFTASAGWTYTDKKRWGTTYQYDDKTFQSTIKWYFDLAKKGYMAPFTDYNSQSNQANTQVAAGRAAAAFDGAWMISTYAGFKGISTGTAVTPVGPTGKRATMMNGLADSVTKDAHNKRGALKWVKYLASEDCQKTVGSYGIVFPATPDGTKAAVAAYKKKGIDVTAFTEPVADKKDFTTFSYPITNYAADVYALMHPAMQDIFAGGKSVSGLDGTNSQINLILDQ; encoded by the coding sequence ATGCGAATTCGTACGCGTACGGTCGTGGCGTTGACCGGAGCGCTGGCGCTGTCCCTGGTGAGCGGGTGCGCGAAGGGCGGCGCGGGCGGGTCGTCCGCGAACACGGTGACGTACTGGCTGTGGGACGCCAACCAACTGCCCGCCTACCAGGCCTGCGCCAAGGGCTTCGAGCGGCAGAACCCCGGACTGCACGTCAGGATCACCCAGTTGGGCTGGGACGACTACTGGACCAAGCTCACCGCGAGCTTCATCGCGGGCACCCAGCCGGACGTGTTCACCGACCACATCCAGAAGTTCGGGCAGTTCGCCGACCTGAAGGTGCTGGAGCCGCTCGACAGTCTGGGCATCGAGGACTCCGCCTATCAGCCGGGCCTTGCCGCCAACTGGATGGGCCAGGACGGCCGGCGCTACGGAGCCCCGAAGGACTGGGACACCGTCGCCCTCTTCTACAACAAGAAGATGGCGCAGGCGGCCGGCCTCGGCGCCGAACAGCTCAACGACCTCAGCTGGAACCCGAAGGACGGCGGCAGCTTCGAGAAGGCGATCGCGCACCTCACCGTGGACCGAGGCGGCAAGCGCGGCGACGAACCCGGCTTCGACAAGCACCACGTCAAGGTCTACGGACTCGCCACCAACGGCGGCGGCGACGGCGACGGTCAGACCCAGTGGAGCACCTTCACCGCCTCCGCCGGCTGGACCTACACGGACAAGAAGCGCTGGGGCACGACCTACCAGTACGACGACAAGACCTTCCAGTCCACGATCAAGTGGTACTTCGATCTCGCGAAGAAGGGGTACATGGCCCCCTTCACCGACTACAACTCCCAGTCCAACCAGGCCAATACACAGGTAGCCGCGGGCAGGGCGGCGGCCGCCTTCGACGGGGCCTGGATGATCTCCACGTACGCGGGCTTCAAGGGCATCAGCACGGGCACCGCCGTCACCCCCGTCGGGCCGACCGGCAAGCGGGCGACCATGATGAACGGACTCGCGGACTCGGTCACCAAGGACGCCCACAACAAGCGGGGCGCGCTGAAGTGGGTGAAGTACCTGGCGTCCGAGGACTGCCAGAAGACGGTGGGGAGTTACGGCATCGTCTTCCCCGCCACGCCCGACGGCACGAAGGCCGCGGTGGCCGCCTACAAGAAGAAGGGCATCGACGTCACGGCGTTCACCGAGCCGGTCGCCGACAAGAAGGACTTCACCACCTTCTCGTACCCGATCACCAACTACGCGGCGGACGTGTACGCGTTGATGCACCCCGCGATGCAGGACATCTTCGCAGGCGGCAAGTCCGTGAGCGGCCTCGACGGGACCAACAGCCAGATCAACCTGATCCTCGACCAGTGA
- a CDS encoding Gfo/Idh/MocA family protein, with protein sequence MTFSLGIVGAGQFSGQFAKLFLAHPGVGDVYVTDLLPERAEQLAAAEGLSGTFPTYDAMLESPAVDAVAIFTQRWTHGPLVLQGLNAGKHVYSAVPMAISTEEIAAIIDAVRANGLTYMMGETSQYNPATVHARNQIADGAFGRLFYAEGDYVHDMDLGFYEAYQYSGGENWKATASYPPLLYPTHSVGGVLGAWQTHAVSVSAIGVVDERGDGVFEKGVSQFGNDFSNATALFEVAGGGAFRTNEFRRVGYPSHIRESRFRFFGTDASMEQLATVALWQDKKGVKDISELLEPKPTLSPDDPSLQHIAPDLRAAFTSGSAPVHDRSRLPREFDNLHNGHEGSHHFLVDDFVTAVNTRTLPSVNAWVAARYTLPGIVAHDSARQDGARLEIPDFGDAPEV encoded by the coding sequence ATGACGTTCTCCCTCGGCATCGTCGGCGCCGGCCAGTTCTCCGGCCAGTTCGCCAAGCTGTTCCTGGCCCATCCCGGCGTCGGCGACGTGTACGTCACCGATCTGCTGCCCGAGCGGGCCGAGCAACTCGCCGCCGCCGAAGGCCTGTCCGGGACCTTCCCCACGTACGACGCGATGCTGGAGTCGCCCGCGGTCGACGCGGTCGCGATCTTCACCCAACGCTGGACGCACGGCCCGCTGGTCCTCCAGGGCCTGAACGCGGGCAAGCACGTCTACTCGGCCGTGCCCATGGCGATCAGTACGGAGGAGATCGCGGCGATCATCGACGCGGTCAGGGCCAACGGACTGACGTACATGATGGGCGAGACCAGCCAGTACAACCCAGCCACCGTGCACGCCCGCAACCAGATCGCCGACGGCGCCTTCGGGCGGCTCTTCTACGCCGAGGGCGACTACGTCCACGACATGGACCTCGGGTTCTACGAGGCCTACCAGTACAGCGGCGGCGAGAACTGGAAGGCGACCGCCAGCTATCCCCCGCTGCTGTACCCGACGCACTCGGTCGGCGGGGTGCTCGGCGCCTGGCAGACACACGCGGTGAGCGTGTCCGCGATCGGGGTGGTCGACGAGCGTGGCGACGGGGTCTTCGAGAAGGGGGTCAGCCAGTTCGGCAACGACTTCTCCAACGCGACCGCGCTGTTCGAGGTGGCGGGCGGCGGTGCGTTCCGTACGAACGAGTTCCGGCGGGTCGGCTACCCCTCGCACATCCGGGAGTCGCGTTTCCGGTTCTTCGGGACGGACGCGAGCATGGAGCAGCTCGCGACGGTGGCCCTGTGGCAGGACAAGAAGGGGGTCAAGGACATCAGTGAGCTGCTCGAACCCAAGCCCACGCTGTCTCCCGACGACCCGTCGCTCCAGCACATCGCGCCGGATCTGCGGGCCGCCTTCACCTCGGGGTCGGCGCCGGTCCACGACCGCTCGCGGCTGCCGCGGGAGTTCGACAACCTGCACAACGGCCACGAGGGCAGCCACCACTTCCTGGTGGACGACTTCGTGACCGCCGTCAACACGCGCACGCTGCCGTCGGTGAACGCGTGGGTGGCCGCCCGCTACACCCTGCCGGGCATCGTCGCGCACGACTCGGCGCGGCAGGACGGGGCGAGGCTGGAGATCCCGGACTTCGGGGACGCGCCTGAGGTGTGA
- a CDS encoding L,D-transpeptidase family protein, whose translation MGDIRRRGAVALGITGLIAPLTLALGTVPAHAASCTTQTGPYQKQVEKFLGRPVDGRQSAADCTAIKAFQTKHGITPNIGYAGSVTWGVMDLMNKQKAVGTNPNRAGTCPVNKGRIACVNLTLQLSWIQDGSRLVYGPVPVRTGRDGYETRTGLKKIYWRDIDHVSSLYNVPMPYSQFFDGGQAFHSVGVSMWNPPGSHGCTNMTTTDAKKYWSLLKTGDDVFVYGRKPGT comes from the coding sequence ATGGGGGACATACGCAGACGGGGTGCCGTCGCACTCGGGATCACCGGACTGATCGCACCGCTCACGCTCGCGCTGGGCACCGTGCCCGCGCACGCGGCGAGCTGCACGACGCAGACCGGTCCGTATCAGAAGCAGGTGGAGAAGTTCCTCGGCCGACCGGTCGACGGCCGGCAGTCCGCCGCCGACTGCACGGCGATCAAGGCCTTCCAGACCAAGCACGGCATCACCCCGAACATCGGCTACGCGGGCTCTGTCACCTGGGGCGTGATGGACCTCATGAACAAGCAGAAGGCCGTGGGGACCAACCCCAACAGGGCCGGCACATGTCCGGTCAACAAGGGCCGGATCGCCTGTGTGAACCTGACGCTCCAGCTGAGCTGGATCCAGGACGGCAGCAGGCTCGTCTACGGGCCGGTGCCGGTCCGCACCGGCCGTGACGGCTACGAGACCCGCACCGGCCTGAAGAAGATCTACTGGCGGGACATCGACCACGTCTCCAGCCTCTACAACGTGCCGATGCCCTACAGCCAGTTCTTCGACGGCGGCCAGGCCTTCCACTCGGTCGGCGTCAGCATGTGGAACCCGCCGGGTTCGCACGGCTGCACCAACATGACCACGACCGACGCCAAGAAGTACTGGTCGCTCCTGAAGACCGGCGACGACGTGTTCGTGTACGGCCGCAAGCCGGGCACCTGA
- a CDS encoding DUF5302 domain-containing protein, protein MAEETAPQEGSESTDAETPALAPDEDGQYDLKRKFREALERKRGVQADAHAANTSGSKIRGAHGPAASQRSFRRKSGG, encoded by the coding sequence ATGGCCGAAGAGACCGCACCGCAAGAAGGTTCGGAGTCAACCGACGCCGAGACCCCTGCCCTGGCGCCCGACGAGGACGGCCAGTACGACCTGAAGCGCAAGTTCCGGGAGGCGCTGGAGCGCAAGCGCGGTGTGCAGGCGGACGCCCACGCCGCGAACACCAGTGGCTCGAAGATCCGCGGCGCGCACGGCCCGGCCGCCAGCCAGCGCTCGTTCCGACGCAAGAGCGGCGGCTGA
- a CDS encoding PLP-dependent aminotransferase family protein: MQRGFAAALGRWRTEQEPLAKALSAAVRDAVVDGRVPAGTRLPSERELARTLDLSRGTVVTALALLRDDGWLHTRHGSGSVVRLPERLTERTAPWSLDRGGASDTDLDLTLAVTAAPHHAYLAAQARAVERSATLLVDSGVASAGLPRLRELLADRYTRAGLATRPEQILVTSGARAALTLLVEQLHTDRRAPVAVESPTFPGSLDILRRRRARLLPIPVTAAYGWDTERLADTVRSGAPQLACLIPDFHNPTGALMPDATRSVVAELAERHGLTVVVDETMRELDLRTPARSVPHLSGTRVIQIGSASKVLWSGLRVGWIRAAADLVREVRRNPLQAQLSPPPLEQLIAAELLGEGLDEIVADRRTRLRAQRDHLAALLADTGWTYGIPDGGLSLWVHLGAATTATELAASAARRGLAVSPGPRFAADRATLTHYLRLPFTATPEVLTRAVGLLR; this comes from the coding sequence ATGCAGAGAGGTTTCGCCGCCGCGCTCGGTCGCTGGCGCACCGAGCAGGAGCCACTGGCCAAAGCGCTGTCCGCGGCCGTACGCGACGCGGTCGTCGACGGCCGCGTCCCGGCCGGCACCCGGCTGCCGTCCGAGCGGGAACTCGCCCGCACCCTCGACCTCAGCCGCGGCACCGTCGTCACGGCCCTGGCCCTGCTGCGCGACGACGGCTGGCTGCACACCCGGCACGGCAGCGGCAGCGTCGTACGCCTGCCCGAGCGGCTCACCGAGCGCACCGCGCCGTGGTCGCTGGACCGGGGCGGCGCGAGCGACACGGACCTCGACCTGACGCTCGCCGTCACGGCGGCGCCCCACCACGCGTACCTCGCCGCCCAGGCCCGGGCCGTCGAGCGCAGCGCGACCCTGCTCGTCGACTCGGGGGTGGCGAGCGCCGGGCTCCCACGCCTGCGCGAGCTCCTCGCCGATCGGTACACGCGCGCGGGCCTCGCCACCCGCCCCGAGCAGATCCTCGTCACCTCGGGTGCCCGGGCCGCGCTGACCCTCCTCGTCGAGCAGCTGCACACGGACCGGCGCGCGCCCGTCGCCGTCGAGAGCCCCACGTTCCCGGGCTCCCTGGACATCCTGCGGCGGCGCCGGGCCCGGCTGCTGCCCATCCCCGTGACGGCCGCATACGGCTGGGACACCGAGCGGCTCGCCGACACGGTACGCAGCGGGGCTCCCCAACTCGCCTGTCTCATCCCCGACTTCCACAACCCGACCGGCGCGCTCATGCCCGACGCGACCCGCTCGGTGGTCGCCGAGCTCGCCGAGCGGCACGGCCTGACCGTCGTCGTCGACGAGACCATGCGCGAGCTGGATCTGCGGACGCCGGCCCGGTCCGTACCGCATCTGTCCGGGACCCGCGTGATCCAGATCGGTTCGGCGAGCAAGGTGCTGTGGAGCGGGCTGCGGGTCGGCTGGATCCGGGCCGCCGCCGACCTCGTACGCGAAGTCCGGCGCAACCCGCTCCAGGCGCAGCTGTCACCGCCGCCCCTGGAACAGCTGATCGCCGCCGAACTGCTCGGCGAGGGCCTGGACGAGATCGTCGCCGATCGCCGCACCCGCCTGCGCGCCCAGCGCGACCACCTCGCGGCCCTCCTCGCCGACACGGGGTGGACATACGGCATTCCCGACGGCGGGCTCTCGCTCTGGGTGCACCTCGGCGCTGCCACGACCGCCACGGAACTCGCCGCGAGCGCCGCACGCCGGGGCCTGGCGGTGTCACCCGGGCCGAGGTTCGCGGCGGACCGGGCGACCTTGACGCACTACTTGCGGCTGCCGTTCACGGCGACGCCGGAGGTGCTCACACGGGCGGTGGGGTTGTTGCGCTAG
- a CDS encoding aspartate aminotransferase family protein, producing MHRTLADDLSRLPALLQSARDFAAGEVTGLDNRPVVHLDKAPDPEPLPAEGAGAEGALARFAERWAPGFSGSAGARYLGFVTGGATPASLTGDWLTSTFDQNASGSGGSSATALERETLGWLRELFGLSEAHSGAFVTGATVSNTVGLAIAREWVGERRGVCVSREGAATLGPVDVLSGSPHSSVAKALSVLGIGRDRLRTVPVLSGNREAVDVEQLAAALEALDGGPAIVVANAGTVNTVDFDDLRAIAALKERYDFWLHVDAAFGAFAALSPTYAHLAEGLDAADSVCVDLHKWLNVPYDAAVQFTRRQDLQIRVFHNASPYLRLPTADPDFLHLTPENSQRLRALPAWFSLAAYGSAGHREIVERNVALARRLGERIAGTGQLRLLAPVRLNVVCFTLADEPTQERVNAVARAVAASGEAFVTPTVYDGTQGLRAAFSNWRTSEVDTDRVFDALLTAAASVS from the coding sequence ATGCACCGCACACTCGCCGACGACCTCTCCCGGCTCCCCGCACTGCTCCAGTCCGCCCGCGACTTCGCCGCCGGGGAGGTGACCGGGCTCGACAACCGGCCCGTGGTCCACCTCGACAAGGCGCCCGACCCCGAGCCCCTGCCGGCCGAGGGCGCCGGGGCGGAGGGTGCGCTGGCCCGCTTCGCGGAGCGCTGGGCCCCGGGCTTCTCCGGCTCCGCGGGCGCCCGCTACCTCGGTTTCGTCACCGGCGGCGCGACCCCCGCCTCGCTCACCGGGGACTGGCTGACCAGCACGTTCGATCAGAACGCCTCGGGCAGCGGCGGCTCTTCCGCGACCGCCCTGGAGCGGGAGACGCTGGGCTGGCTGCGCGAGCTGTTCGGGCTGAGCGAGGCGCACAGCGGGGCGTTCGTGACGGGGGCGACCGTCTCCAACACTGTGGGACTTGCCATCGCGCGGGAGTGGGTGGGCGAGCGCCGCGGGGTTTGCGTGTCACGGGAGGGTGCCGCCACGCTCGGCCCGGTCGACGTGCTGTCGGGCAGCCCGCACTCCAGCGTCGCCAAGGCGCTGTCCGTGCTGGGCATCGGCCGCGACCGGCTGCGTACCGTGCCGGTGCTCTCCGGAAACCGCGAGGCGGTCGACGTGGAGCAGCTGGCCGCCGCCCTGGAGGCCCTCGACGGGGGGCCGGCCATCGTCGTGGCGAACGCCGGGACGGTGAACACGGTCGACTTCGACGACCTGCGGGCCATCGCCGCACTGAAGGAGCGCTACGACTTCTGGCTCCACGTGGACGCCGCGTTCGGCGCCTTCGCCGCGCTGTCCCCGACGTACGCGCATCTGGCCGAGGGCCTCGACGCGGCGGACTCGGTCTGTGTCGACCTGCACAAGTGGCTCAACGTCCCCTACGACGCGGCCGTGCAGTTCACCCGCCGCCAGGACCTCCAGATCCGGGTCTTCCACAACGCCTCGCCCTACCTCAGACTCCCCACCGCCGACCCCGACTTCCTCCATCTGACGCCGGAGAACTCGCAGCGGCTGCGGGCCCTTCCTGCCTGGTTCTCGCTGGCGGCGTACGGCAGTGCGGGGCACCGTGAGATCGTCGAGCGGAATGTCGCGCTCGCCCGGCGTCTCGGTGAACGGATCGCGGGGACAGGGCAGTTGCGGCTCCTGGCGCCGGTCCGGCTCAACGTCGTCTGCTTCACCCTGGCCGACGAGCCGACGCAGGAGCGGGTGAACGCCGTCGCCCGCGCGGTCGCCGCCTCGGGCGAGGCCTTCGTGACACCGACGGTCTACGACGGGACGCAGGGGCTGCGGGCGGCGTTCAGCAACTGGCGTACCTCCGAGGTCGATACGGACCGGGTGTTCGACGCCCTCCTCACGGCCGCCGCCTCGGTGTCCTGA
- a CDS encoding MFS transporter, with protein sequence MHPQSPWRVADFRTLFTGAVLSHFATNISYVAVPLIAVAALDASPGQVGALAALSTLAFLLIGLPAGAWVDRMRQRRVLIGADLGRAVLFASVPVAWWLDGLTLSQLYAVVLLNGCATVFFDVGSQSALPQLVDHEALVQANAAMMSLMAVSNVAGRSAGGGLVQLLTAPVAVLCAAAAYLASALRLTAIRGAGLPAIPRPPTRLRTQIAEGLRHVFGNGELRALALTAALSNLGSQIINTMLPVLFYRQLDLGAGALGLYWAAGGVGLLLGARSARPVAGRFGYGRALGLAGLCLAPAGLLVPLLDRGPGLWIAGAGWVLAMFKVGMDNVLGVSLRQRMTADSLLGRMNGTFRFMLTGALAVGAAVSGLLGELVGVRATLWVGGAFLATAFLPVFLSPVRMRRELPEQQGESAVRAVQPGGVRTPRRRP encoded by the coding sequence ATGCACCCCCAATCCCCTTGGCGCGTCGCCGACTTCCGCACCCTGTTCACCGGCGCCGTCCTCAGCCACTTCGCCACGAACATCAGCTACGTCGCCGTACCCCTCATCGCCGTCGCGGCGCTCGACGCGAGCCCCGGCCAGGTCGGCGCACTGGCCGCGCTGAGCACGCTCGCCTTCCTGCTCATCGGGCTGCCCGCCGGGGCCTGGGTGGACCGGATGCGGCAGCGCCGCGTGCTGATCGGAGCGGACCTGGGGCGCGCGGTGCTGTTCGCCTCCGTCCCGGTCGCCTGGTGGCTGGACGGGCTCACCCTCAGCCAGCTGTACGCGGTCGTCCTGCTCAACGGCTGCGCCACCGTCTTCTTCGACGTCGGCTCGCAGAGCGCGCTGCCCCAACTCGTCGACCACGAGGCGCTGGTGCAGGCGAACGCCGCGATGATGAGCCTGATGGCAGTGAGCAACGTGGCCGGGCGGAGTGCGGGAGGCGGTCTTGTCCAACTGCTCACGGCACCCGTGGCGGTTCTCTGCGCGGCGGCCGCCTATCTCGCCTCGGCGCTGCGGCTCACCGCGATCCGCGGCGCCGGGCTCCCGGCCATTCCGCGACCGCCCACGCGCCTGCGCACCCAGATCGCCGAAGGCCTGCGCCATGTCTTCGGCAACGGGGAACTCCGCGCCCTGGCCCTCACTGCGGCCCTCTCCAACCTCGGCTCGCAGATCATCAACACCATGCTCCCGGTGCTCTTCTACCGCCAACTCGACCTGGGAGCCGGTGCATTGGGCCTGTACTGGGCCGCGGGCGGCGTCGGACTGCTGCTGGGGGCCCGAAGCGCCCGCCCCGTCGCCGGGCGCTTCGGGTACGGCCGTGCGCTGGGCCTGGCAGGACTCTGCCTCGCGCCGGCCGGTCTGCTGGTACCGCTGCTCGACCGCGGCCCCGGCCTCTGGATCGCGGGCGCCGGATGGGTGCTGGCCATGTTCAAGGTGGGCATGGACAACGTGCTCGGCGTGAGCCTGCGCCAGCGGATGACCGCCGACTCCCTGCTCGGCCGTATGAACGGCACCTTCCGTTTCATGCTCACCGGTGCGCTCGCCGTGGGCGCCGCCGTGTCGGGTCTGCTCGGCGAACTGGTCGGCGTACGCGCCACGTTGTGGGTCGGCGGGGCCTTCCTCGCCACCGCCTTCCTGCCGGTTTTCCTCTCGCCGGTCCGTATGCGTCGTGAACTCCCCGAGCAGCAGGGGGAGTCGGCCGTGCGGGCCGTGCAGCCCGGCGGTGTCAGGACACCGAGGCGGCGGCCGTGA
- a CDS encoding SDR family oxidoreductase: protein MPGPLEGKVALVAGATRGAGRGIAVELGAAGATVYVTGRSTRARRSEYDRPETVEDTADLVTAAGGQGIAVPTDHLVPSEVRALVDRIAEEQGRLDVLVNDIWGGELLFEWDTPVWEHDLDKGLRLLRLAVETHAITSHHALPLMLRNPGGLVVEVTDGTAEYNRDTYRVSFFYDLAKSSVLRMAFALGHELGPRGATAVALTPGWLRSEIMLGHFGVTEDNWRDALERVPHFCISETPFYVGRAVAALAGDPEVARWNGESLSSGQLARTYGFTDRDGSRPDAWRYLVEVQDAGKPADATGYR from the coding sequence ATGCCGGGACCGCTGGAGGGCAAGGTCGCACTCGTCGCCGGGGCGACACGGGGAGCGGGACGCGGAATCGCCGTGGAGCTCGGCGCGGCAGGCGCCACCGTCTATGTGACGGGCCGCAGCACACGTGCGCGGCGCTCGGAGTACGACCGCCCGGAGACCGTCGAGGACACGGCGGACCTGGTCACCGCGGCCGGCGGACAGGGAATCGCCGTACCCACCGATCACCTGGTCCCCTCCGAGGTCCGCGCCCTCGTGGACCGCATCGCCGAGGAACAGGGGCGGCTCGACGTCCTGGTCAACGACATCTGGGGCGGTGAACTGCTCTTCGAGTGGGACACCCCCGTGTGGGAGCACGACCTCGACAAGGGGCTGCGGCTGCTGCGCCTCGCGGTCGAGACGCACGCGATCACCAGCCACCACGCGCTGCCCCTGATGCTGCGCAACCCCGGCGGCCTCGTCGTCGAGGTGACCGACGGAACCGCCGAGTACAACCGCGACACCTACCGGGTCTCCTTCTTCTACGACCTCGCCAAGTCGTCCGTCCTGCGCATGGCGTTCGCCCTCGGCCATGAACTGGGCCCGCGCGGCGCCACCGCGGTCGCGCTCACCCCCGGATGGCTCCGCTCGGAGATCATGCTCGGCCACTTCGGCGTGACGGAGGACAACTGGCGCGACGCCCTGGAGCGCGTCCCGCACTTCTGCATCTCCGAAACACCGTTCTACGTCGGCCGCGCGGTCGCCGCGCTGGCCGGGGACCCGGAGGTGGCCCGCTGGAACGGTGAGTCGCTCTCCAGCGGGCAACTCGCCCGGACGTACGGCTTCACGGACCGCGACGGGAGCCGCCCCGACGCCTGGCGCTACCTCGTCGAAGTGCAGGACGCGGGCAAGCCCGCGGACGCGACCGGATACCGCTGA
- a CDS encoding ArsR/SmtB family transcription factor has product MSTPLYQLKAEFFKTLGHPARIRVLELLSEREHAVAEMLPEVGIEPAHLSQQLAVLRRANLVVTRKEGSTVYYSLTSPHVAELLKVARTILSGVLAGQAELLADLQATRGGTRPTS; this is encoded by the coding sequence ATGAGTACGCCGCTGTACCAACTGAAGGCCGAGTTCTTCAAGACGCTCGGGCACCCCGCCAGGATCCGGGTGCTCGAACTCCTCAGCGAGCGCGAGCACGCGGTGGCGGAGATGCTGCCCGAGGTGGGGATCGAGCCCGCTCATCTGTCGCAGCAGCTGGCGGTGTTGCGGCGGGCGAACCTGGTCGTGACCCGCAAAGAGGGCTCGACCGTCTACTACTCGCTGACCAGCCCGCACGTGGCGGAGCTGCTCAAGGTCGCGCGGACAATCCTGTCCGGGGTGCTGGCCGGGCAGGCCGAACTCCTCGCCGACCTCCAGGCCACCCGGGGAGGGACACGGCCGACGTCGTAG